From the genome of Latilactobacillus curvatus JCM 1096 = DSM 20019:
ATACGTCATCACTTGGGCGTTTGGGCATTTGTTATCGCTGCAATTACCAGAGGATATCAAAAAAGAATGGCAACAATGGCGTTTGGAAGACTTACCGATTATTCCCAAGCATATCGGTTTAAAGCCATTGCCTAAAACGGGTGGACAATTAAAAGCTATCAGTCACCTCGCCAACCGCAAAGATATTTCAGGTGCGGTGATTGCAACTGATTCGGGGCGTGAAGGGGAAGCCGTTGCGCGCTATATTTTGGAATGGATTAAATTCGATAAGCCGGTTGAACGGCTCTGGATTTCATCGCAAACGACTAAGGCCATTAAAGCAGGGTTTGCAAACTTAAAACCAGCCAAGCAATTCGATAATTTGTACGCATCAGCGTTAGCACGCGGCAAAGCGGATTGGTTGATTGGCTTGAACGTGACACGGGCATTGACGACCAAGTATGAAGATAATTTATCCGCTGGTCGGGTGCAGACACCAACGTTAGCCTTTGTGAACGAAACGGCACAACAAATCAATCGTTTCAAACCGCAAACCTATTACACAATTCACTTGACGGTCGATCAACAGCAAGCCGCCTTACAATTAGCAAACCCGCAAAGTATTAAGACGCGCCAAGCAGCAGACGACTTAGTTGCACAATTGCAACAAGCCAAAGGCCAAGTGGTCAGCGTCAAAACAACGCAGAAATCGCAATCAGCACCTTTACCATATGATTTAACGGAACTCCAACAAGTGGCCAATGCAAAGTATGGCTTATCCGCGAAAAAGACGTTATCCTTGATTCAATCATTGTATGAAATCCATAAAGTTGTCAGTTATCCACGGACGGATTCGAAATATCTCTCAACAGATATCGAAGGGACTTTGAAGGAACGGTTGTCGGCATTAGTCAAATTTGATCCACGTGCTAAGCAATACTTGGGGCAAGGCAGTCAGGTCAAACAAAAAGCCGTCTTTAATGATGGCAAAGTAACGGATCACTACGCTTTAATTCCAACTGAAGAACCCGTTCGTGCCGAAAAATTATCGACGGATGAACTGCGCATGTATCGCTTGATTGTGGAACGCTTCTTAGGGTTGTTTGCTGATCCATACGTGACAGCTGTTACGAAAGCCACCGTTAAATTTGGTGATCAAACCTTTACGTTTAAGCAAACAAAAGTCGTGCAACAAGGTTGGCATGCTGCCGATAAAGAGGGGCAACCAACCGCGACGGTCGACTGGCGAGAAGGGATGGTAGTTCGCGCTAATTTTGCGGTTAAAGAACAATTGACGACGCCCCCTAAGCCATTGACTGAAGGGATGTTGCTCGGGAAGATGGAACACTACGGTTTGGGGACGCCAGCCACTCGTGCTGAAATCATCGAAAAATTAGTCCGTAGTGAACTCCTAGAACGACAAGGTCATGCTTTAGCAGTGACGCCAAAAGGTCAGCAACTTTTAAAATTGGTTAATCAGACCTT
Proteins encoded in this window:
- a CDS encoding DNA topoisomerase 3 — translated: MQKKLVITEKPSVAKELAKVLGTTQKTKTYFEGDQYVITWAFGHLLSLQLPEDIKKEWQQWRLEDLPIIPKHIGLKPLPKTGGQLKAISHLANRKDISGAVIATDSGREGEAVARYILEWIKFDKPVERLWISSQTTKAIKAGFANLKPAKQFDNLYASALARGKADWLIGLNVTRALTTKYEDNLSAGRVQTPTLAFVNETAQQINRFKPQTYYTIHLTVDQQQAALQLANPQSIKTRQAADDLVAQLQQAKGQVVSVKTTQKSQSAPLPYDLTELQQVANAKYGLSAKKTLSLIQSLYEIHKVVSYPRTDSKYLSTDIEGTLKERLSALVKFDPRAKQYLGQGSQVKQKAVFNDGKVTDHYALIPTEEPVRAEKLSTDELRMYRLIVERFLGLFADPYVTAVTKATVKFGDQTFTFKQTKVVQQGWHAADKEGQPTATVDWREGMVVRANFAVKEQLTTPPKPLTEGMLLGKMEHYGLGTPATRAEIIEKLVRSELLERQGHALAVTPKGQQLLKLVNQTLVSPELTGKWEQSLEAIAKGEENPKAFITEIEGATKTLVGEIKKSETEYRDFAVTNKKCPECDHPLKERNTRDGKIYVCTNCHYRRRKDPKVSNHRCPRCHKKMVIIEGQGGAYFRCLNDGTTEKMLDKKDRKKKISKHEERSLIQKVNQEDEPAESPLAAALRKAMEK